A section of the Drosophila subobscura isolate 14011-0131.10 chromosome A, UCBerk_Dsub_1.0, whole genome shotgun sequence genome encodes:
- the LOC117896513 gene encoding uncharacterized protein LOC117896513 has protein sequence MNVNSDWDWDWDSVNDCAHFNFWRDFREVFAGEGIGLLKLVNSAADAWQGLTPNQKKQFEKKEYVAEREAELKRVRSGESVSAVLEQRRNAFRQLALSGQAKYEAEFKKVNLKWDKTECGADGAQCKGHDAPLFNFRSCFSGVFKLFFGKCYWLPALDRFELLSLNAFVPLALNAFVLDVSVIPEPFSSRQTAGCLCQVECAVAAVYNSNICLGIVAKDGVLLAAECRNSRLIGSWPSEKMFRLANNVACSWTGREADATS, from the exons ATGAACGTGAACagtgactgggactgggactgggactcagTCAACGATTGCGCCCACTTCAATTTCTGGCGCGACTTTCGTGAAGTCTTTGCCGGGGAAGGCATTGGGCTATTGAAACTGGTGAACAGTGCCGCAGATGCCTGGCAGGGTCTAACGCCCAACCAGAAGAAACAGTTCGAGAAG AAAGAGTACGTGGCAGAGCGTGAAGCTGAGTTGAAGCGTGTGAGGAGCGGTGAGTCTGTGTCTGCGGTGTtggagcagaggaggaacGCTTTCCGCCAGCTGGCCCTGAGCGGACAGGCCAAGTACGAGGCAGAGTTCAAGAAGGTCAACCTGAAATGGGACAAGACAGAGTGTGGGGCAGACGGGGCCCAATGCAAGGGGCACGATGCGCCGCTCTTCAATTTTAGATCCTGTTTTAGCGGCGTCTTCAAACTGTTCTTTGGCAAGT GCTACTGGCTCCCGGCTCTGGACCGCTTTGAGCTCCTTTCTCTGAACGCCTTCGTGCCCCTGGCTCTGAACGCCTTCGTACTCGAC GTCTCTGTGATCCCCGAGCCATTCAGTTCTCGGCAAACGGCCGGCTGCCTCTGTCAGGTGGAATGCGCCGTGGCGGCTGTCTACAATTCCAACATATGCCTGGGTATTGTTGCCAAGGATGGAGTTCTTCTAGCCGCTGAGTGTCGCAACAGTCGACTGATCGGCAGCTGGCCATCGGAAAAGATGTTTCGCTTGGCCAATAATGTGGCGTGCAGCTGGACGGGTCGCGAGGCCGATGCCACGAGCTGA
- the LOC117903036 gene encoding uncharacterized protein LOC117903036 gives MAYWYSVGLAALIYYLCLWIYHRPLTIDKPVLPSVLVLMTVMDLLACKVHVGEELTQSHEPVKLLYEVSFSIFYLDMGMRDFWHSLETKIIVLIKQTLTGSGLVSEGNFVSYKQYWIGSLTLPLSLLILLLAGKTTKHLQLIMNAATKLLGSKAKVPPATQEGEDFEE, from the coding sequence ATGGCATACTGGTACAGTGTCGGCTTAGCGGCCCTGATATATTACCTCTGCCTATGGATCTACCACCGACCCTTGACCATTGACAAACCCGTGCTGCCGTCGGTGTTGGTGCTAATGACCGTTATGGATCTGCTTGCCTGCAAGGTTCACGTGGGCGAGGAATTGACGCAATCTCACGAGCCCGTCAAGCTCCTCTACGAAGTGTCTTTTAGTATCTTCTATCTGGACATGGGCATGCGTGATTTCTGGCACTCACTGGAAACCAAAATTATTGTACTAATTAAGCAAACACTGACCGGATCCGGCCTCGTCTCGGAGGGGAATTTTGTGAGCTACAAACAGTATTGGATTGGCAGCCTcacgctgccgctgtctctgctgaTATTGCTACTGGCTGGAAAGACGACGAAACACTTGCAACTGATAATGAATGCCGCCACCAAGCTACTaggcagcaaagcaaaggtcCCCCCCGCAAcccaagaaggagaagacTTTGAAGAATAA